GTTGGGGTTGCCCACAATCTCTGAGGCTAAGTATCCGGTGACTCGCTCGCATTCTCGGTTCCAGACAATGAGCGTACCTTGATTGTCAAAGGCACTCATCATCACGGGCATATTCTGCAAGACGGTTCGCAGCCGTTCTTCACTCTCGCGCAGTAGGGCTTCGGTTTGCACGCGCTGGGTAATGTCTTGTCCCATCGAAACCATACCCATAACTCGACCATCGGGGGTTTTCAGAGGGGTGTTGATCCACTCGCAAATGATGGTTTGACCGCTTTTGGTCAGGTTTTGATTAATGCTGTGGAGGGTTTCGCCTTGTTCGATGACGCGCTGCAAGAGGTTGTTGACGCGATCGCGCGCATCGGGAAAGATATAAAAGTCTGAGGTACGCCCCATCACTTCTTCTTTAGAGTAACCAAAGACTTGGGCGGCGGTGGGGTTCCAATCAATTACTTGCATTTGCTCGTTGCGGAGAACGCACATTGCAGGCATACAGTTAAATTGCAGTTGGAACAGTTCTTGCAGGTGTTTGGTTTGTTCGTAAAGTTGGGCGTTGAGGATGGCGGTGGTGCAGCGTTCGGCGGTGACTTGCAACAGGTGCAATTCGCGATCGCTCTGGGGATGGAGGCTGAACCAGTCCACATGCAAGACGCCCACTAAGCGATTCCCGCAGGGATCGCTTCGCGAATCGTGTTGTTGCAGGGGAACGCCAAGCATTGTCCGAATCCCGCTGCGTTTAATGAAGGGACTTTGCACTAAAGATGAGGCTTGAGCATCTGCCAGATATAGGGGTTGTCCTGTCGCCGCAATGGTTCCCGAAAAGCCTTGTCCGATGGGCAAGCGGAAGCTTTTAGGCATTTCTTCGGTAAAACCTACGCTGTCTCGGATCGATAATTCGTCTCCTTCTTTGAGTAAAATGACAGCACGATCGGCCTTCATAACTTCAAGGGTGCGTTCGAGTAAGGTTCTTAGGAGTTCTTCAAGATCCAGGATGCCAATCGTGTTGGCGGTGACGTGGCTGAGGGCGGCGAGGTCTTCTTTTTCGCGAGTGAGGGCTTCTAGCAGGTGATGGCGATCGCTAATATCGGTCATAAAGCCTTCGATACCCGCAAGTTCATCCGAGTTATAGACGCCAACGCCGCGATCCCAGACCCATTTTTCTTCACCTTGGGCGGTGACGATCCGATAGGTGACGGTAAAAGGCGATCGCGTTTGGATGGCGGCGGCAACGGCAGCTTGGCGGAAAGCGCGATCGTCGGGATGGACAATATCGAGTAAGGCGATCGCGCCTGAAGCTGCAAAATCTTCTGGGGAATAACCCGTGAGTTCGTAACAGCCAATACTGGCAAATTCTAAGGTTAAGTTGCTCTCCGACTGGCAGCGATAAACCATGCCCGGAAAGTTATTCACTAAAGTTGATAAAAATCGCTCTCGTTCAATTAAGGTTTGCTTAATTTGCTGGCGTTCGGTAATATCGTGGACAATGCCAATGATTCCGATAACTTGCCCTTTCAGGTTGCGATAGGCTGATTTGGTAGCGAGGTCAAAGTATCGCTTCCCTGCAATATAAATTTCTTCTTCATAGCAAATTGCTTGACCCGTATCAATGACTTGTAAATCATTTTCTCTTAAGGCTTGAACCACTTCTGGGGGAAATAAATCAGTATCGCGTTTGCCGATTATTTCTTCAGGACTGAGGTTGAGGCGCTTTGCCAGAGCAGAGTTGACGAGAAGATAACGCCCTTGAGAATCTTTAATAAAAATTAAGTCGCTGGTGCCTTCCAGCAAGGTTTCGAGGAGATCCGATTGAGATTTCAGCTTTCGGAAACTGTAGTTGAGCAGGTAATAAAATAAAAGGCAGCTCACGAAAACAAAGACCCAGCCTTTAATCGTTTGGAACTGGAGCAAGACCTGCATATCTTGTACCGTCCACTCTAGCAAGCGATCGGTCGCAGCAATCCAAAAGCTACTAGCCAGGGCATAGACCAAAATGACATTTCCGATGAGTCGCTGTGACAACAGGCGATCGCTGTTCATAGGTCAAATTGCCCTTGACGAGAAGCAGAAAATTTCAACAATCCATTGTATTCTGAGCTGCATTGCTCCCAATTGGCTTGCTAGTCCACTTCTTCTAAAGGTAAGCGAAGATTCTCCAGTTGGTTAAATTGTTCAAATCTCTTTGAACTTGCTAGTTCTCAGCAGCGATACCCCCCTCAAAATTCAGATTAATGAGTATTTATTGTTACATTAACCTCGCGTTAATAGCTGACCCCCCTTTCCCAGGTTCCCGTTAAGCCTCCCCTGTAAACCAAAACCGTTCTATCGGATTGGGTAGTCGGAGTCAGTAATACAGCATTTTTCAGGTTCGTGAAGTACACTTTCTTCAAAGTCCCCCTTACTAAGGGGGATCGTGCCGTTTCTCATCCAATCAAAAAACGCCCTATGAGGTTACGATCGGTGAGAAGCGTGCTTTTCCGGACTTTGCTCGTATTGCTGGCGGTGGCGAGCGGCTAATTTGATATAATCTGCGTCAGCCTTAGCGAATTGCCACTTTTGATAGAAAATTTTAGCAGATTCCGCTTTGATGGGGTCTTCTTCAATCGGCAACACAGTCTTAGAACCGGGTTGATATTTTCGCCCTGATTTGTGATTGGCATAGCGGCGAGAGCGAGTGTAACCCATTTGCAAAAATTTTCGCGCCATATCCATACCCACAAAGTCGCCTTCTGCCTTATAGGTCAGAAATAAGCTATAAATCTGGTCAGCAGAGTGACGGGCAATCTCTGGGGTTTTAAATTTCCAGTAGGGCAAGATTTCACTTTTATAAGGTTCAACCAGCAAAACGCCCTGCTCGCCCCGACCAATACAATAAAGTTCTGGGTGTTGTCGAAAGTCAATTGCTTTGTAATCTAAAGAGTAATCAAATTCCTTCATATTAAACTTAAAGCTTCTCGTTTTGATCCTGCTTTTCAAGCGTGACCAAAGTCGATCGGTAACAGCATCGGTCTATTGAAGGAATTGAAGCGCAATTCAGCTATAGCAAAGTGCTGAGTTAAAACCGAGTGAGTCTAAACGGTTCAATCTGTCTTAACCTTACTGAGTACAGCTATACCTCTAGTTCCCGCTATATTGAAGGACTTTAGTTCGGGTTCCCCCCTTTGTAAGGCTACCGTGCATACACATCTAGTGTAAGAATCCCAAATCTAGCAGAGATCCCCCTAAATCCCCGCGCTGACGCGCCGCTGCGCCCTTAAAAAGGGGGACTTTAACTCCGGTTCCCCCCTTTGGTAAGGGGGGCTAGGGGGGATCAAAACCTTGGAGAACGATACTAGAAGACTGATGTATGCACGGTAGAGTTTTTAGGGCGCGGGATTTATTCCCGTTTACCAGCCTTAATCCAAGCTACCAATGCTTGAGTTAATCCCAAAAGCGTATATTCTTGGGCTTCAATCTCCACCCGCCCTAGTAATTGATGGCAGGTTTTCGAGGTTTGCGGCCCAATGGAGGCAAAACAGACCTTTTCTAGGGAGATATTATCCTGATTTTGGATTAACTGGCAAAAATTTCTCACCGTTTTGGAACTAGCAAACGTAATGATATCAATGGCTTGGTCTTGCAACGCCGCTAGAACTTCCCCAGAGATCCGATCCGGACAGCGCGACTCATAGGCGGGGACTTCTGTCACCATCGCCCCTTGCTGCGTAAATTCTTGGACTAACACCTCTCGTCCCCCCGTTTCAACGCGGGGAAACAACACCTGCAAGCCGCTTAACGACTCTGGAAAATGGGCGACTAGGGAATCGGCAACAAAATCAGGCGGGATAAAATCGGCTTGGATGCCTCGCTGACTTAGGCTAGCGGCTGTTTTTTGACCCACCACCGCAATTTTTAACCCCAATATTGCCTGAAAATCGAGGTGATGCTTGGCAAGACGTTCAAAGAAAGCATCCACACCATTACTAGAAGTTAAGATTAACCAATCAAACCGATCGATTTGAGCGATCGCCAAATCTAGCGCTTCCCAACTCGAAGGCGGCCCTATTTCTAACGTCGGCATTTCTAACGTCGTTGCACCTTGAGTTTGCAGCAATTGGGCAAACTCCCCCTGTTGTCCCGACGCCCGCGTAATCAGTATCGTTTTACCAGCTAGCGGTAACGTTGGGTTGTGCGTTTCAATCCCTAAATTTTGCTGACTCATTCCCCATTCTCCTCGACGCCGTACTACATCCCCAATCACCATCACCGCAGGCGAAAGCGAATCTTCCGAGAACCGCCGCGTTTGCTCCACAATATTATCTAACTCGGCCGTCCAAATTTGTTGTTTGGGCGTTCCGGCCCAGCGGATAATGGCAATGGGTGTTGAAGGCGATCGCCCTGCCTGCATCAGCGAACTCACCACCCCCGATAGCTGAGAACCCGCCATTAAGATCGCCAGCGTATCCAACCGCGCCAGCGTCGGCCAATCTAACGCCTCTAGATCGTGTCCCGTCACCACCGCAAAGCAGCGGCTATACACCGGATCGGTTAGGGGAATTCCCGCCAGTAACGGGGCTGCTAGGGCTGAAGAAATTCCCGGTACAATCTCATAGGGACATCCCGCCGCTACCAGGGAAGAAATTTCAGCATGAGTCCGACCAAAAATCAGCGGATCGCCACTTTTTAAGCGCACCACCTGTTTCCCCAGTTGGCCATATTCCACCAACAGCCGATTAATTTCCGCTTGCGGCGTACTCGGTTTTCCCCCGCGTTTCCCCACATCAAACTTTAGACAAGACTGGGGGACAAGCTGCAACAATTGGGAATCCACCAACGCATCGTAGACTAAAACCTCCGCCTGCGCTAATAATTGAGAAGCTCGCAGGGTGAGATAATCAACCTTACCCAACCCTGCCCCGACGAGATAAACCTTTCCCCACTGTTGCGTCATTGTCCGCCTATTTCCTGGTTTTTTAGCTATTTTGCCATGTTGAAGATTCTTCACCTCTCCGATATTCACATGGGCAGTGGGTTTTCCCACGGTCGCATTAATCCCGAAACCGGGTTAAATACGCGCTTAGAAGACTTTATTCAAACCCTATCGCGCTGTATCGATCGCGCCATTGAAGAACCTGTAGATTTAGTGTTATTTGGGGGCGATGCTTTCCCTGACGCCACGCCACCGCCCTACGTTCAAGAAGCCTTCGCCAGCCAGTTTCGTCGCCTCGTCGATGCCGAAATTCCCACCGTTTTACTCGTTGGAAATCACGATCAACATGCCCAAGGACAAGGCGGGGCGTCATTATGTATTTATCGGACTTTAGGGGTACCGGGATTTGTTGTGGGCGATCGCATTGAAACCCACCGCTTCCAAACCCATAACGGCCCCGTTCAGGTGATGACCCTCCCCTGGTTAACCCGATCTGCCCTATTGTCGCGTCCCGAAACCGAGAACCTTTCCCTCGCCGAAGTCAATCACCTGTTAATTGACCGCTTAAAGGTCGTTCTCGAAAGCGAAGTTCGCCGTCTCGATCCGCAAGTCCCCACCATCCTCCTCGCCCATCTGATGGCAGATAACGCCCGCTATGGGGCAGAACGGTTTCTAGCCGTGGGGAAAGGCTTTACCCTCCCCTTGTCTTTATTAGCGCGTCCCTGTTTCGATTATGTCGCCTTGGGCCACGTTCACAAGCATCAGGTATTGTGCGATAGCCCCCCAGTGGTCTATCCCGGAAGCATTGAACGGGTAGATTTTAGCGAAGAGAAAGAAACCAAAGGCTATATTTTAGTGCATCTAGCAAAAGGGCAAACCCAGTTTGAATTTTGCCCCTTACCCGTTCGCAACTTTTATACGCTACAAGTGGATCTGTCCCAATCAGACGATCCGCAAGCTAGCCTACTCGCAGCCTTAGCCAAAAAAGACTTAACCGAAGCCGTTGTGCGCGTCATTTATCAACTGCGATCCGATCAACTCGATCTGATCGATACCGCAGCCTTGCATCAATCTTTAAACCTTGCCCATAGCTATACCATTCAAGCCGAATTAGTCAGCCAACTCGCCCGCCCCCGCTTACCGGAATTGGGGGTTGGACAAGGAATCGATCCGCTAGAAGCCCTCAAAACCTATTTAGAAAATCGCGAAGATTTAACCGATATTCGCACCGAACTCCTAGACGCGGCGGAAGGGCTGCTGATGGGGGAATCTTGGCAATCGACGGAGGCGGATCTAGAGGATAGTTTAGAGGATGAAGCAACTCAACTTCGCTTACTTTAGGTGAACAATGAACAAACTTGGGTGGGTGACATTCGGCAGCCTGTTGTGTATTCTGGGGATTCCGATCGCGCCTGTTAGTAGTATGGCTCAAACCTGCGCCTCCAATTGCGGGCCGCGTCCAATTCAGTTTATCCCTGGGCAGGTTATTAATTTTCAGGTGATTAACCGGACTGCCAGCTTAGTATTAATCCAACGTCCCCAGGAAACGGGTACAGTGCCTTTGCGACCCGGACAACTCCTAGAGGTGAGAGGATGGAGTGGGACAACGCCAAATTTATCTATCGTCTTCTGGGATGAAACCGCTCTGTCTTTAAAGGCGGATATCCTGAAGTTGGACGATCATACCCTGCGAGTGGAATTGCGTCCGGGGGGACCTCCTCCAGGCGATCGCACCCTTTATATTGAAAATGATGGTCGAGTCCGCGTGTTCTAAATTATCTGCCATTGCCCATGTATGCTGATGCTCGCCGCTATACTGAACCGCGTCTTCCCAACCAACGCTGGCAAATGTATCCGGCTAACCCAACCCTCGCCCAATCTATTGCTAACACTCATCAACTTTCGCCTTTGATTGCCCAAGTTGCCATTAATCGCGGGGCGGATAGTTTAGCTAAGGCGCGAGATTATCTCAACCCGGAATTGCTAGATTTGCCGCATCCGTTGGAGGAATTCCCGGATCTGGCGTTCAGTATAGAGTTATTAGAGAGCGCGATCGCATCTGGCGAAAAAATTGCTATCTGTGGCGACTATGACGCCGATGGAATGACGAGTACCGCCCTACTCTGGCGGGCATTAGGAGCATTAGGGGCAAAAATTAATTATGCTATCCCTAGCCGAATGCATGAGGGCTATGGAATTAATACGCGGATCGTCGAAGAATTCCACGCTGAAGGGGTGAAGCTGATCCTGACAGTGGATAATGGGATTGCAGCTTACGAACCGATTGCAAGGGCGAGGGAATTGGGCTTAAAGGTCATTGTTACCGATCACCACGATTTACCACCGAACCTACCGCCCGCCCATGCCATTTTAAACCCCAAACTTCTCCCTCAATCTTCTCCCTACTGGGGGTTAGCTGGGGTGGGGATGGCTTATGTACTGGCGGTGACGCTAGCCCAACAACTTCGCAAGGATGGGTTAATCTTGCGATCGTGCTTGGAACTGTTTACCCTGGGAACGATTGCCGATCTTGCACCGTTGAAAGGGGTGAACCGACGCTGGTTAAAACGCGGTTTAGCTAAATTACCCCAATCTCAGCTAGCAGGAATACAGGCATTAATTCAGGTGTCGGGGGTAAGCGA
This window of the Desertifilum tharense IPPAS B-1220 genome carries:
- a CDS encoding EAL domain-containing protein, whose protein sequence is MNSDRLLSQRLIGNVILVYALASSFWIAATDRLLEWTVQDMQVLLQFQTIKGWVFVFVSCLLFYYLLNYSFRKLKSQSDLLETLLEGTSDLIFIKDSQGRYLLVNSALAKRLNLSPEEIIGKRDTDLFPPEVVQALRENDLQVIDTGQAICYEEEIYIAGKRYFDLATKSAYRNLKGQVIGIIGIVHDITERQQIKQTLIERERFLSTLVNNFPGMVYRCQSESNLTLEFASIGCYELTGYSPEDFAASGAIALLDIVHPDDRAFRQAAVAAAIQTRSPFTVTYRIVTAQGEEKWVWDRGVGVYNSDELAGIEGFMTDISDRHHLLEALTREKEDLAALSHVTANTIGILDLEELLRTLLERTLEVMKADRAVILLKEGDELSIRDSVGFTEEMPKSFRLPIGQGFSGTIAATGQPLYLADAQASSLVQSPFIKRSGIRTMLGVPLQQHDSRSDPCGNRLVGVLHVDWFSLHPQSDRELHLLQVTAERCTTAILNAQLYEQTKHLQELFQLQFNCMPAMCVLRNEQMQVIDWNPTAAQVFGYSKEEVMGRTSDFYIFPDARDRVNNLLQRVIEQGETLHSINQNLTKSGQTIICEWINTPLKTPDGRVMGMVSMGQDITQRVQTEALLRESEERLRTVLQNMPVMMSAFDNQGTLIVWNRECERVTGYLASEIVGNPNALELLYPNPEYRAEIRAQWQNSNHHYRDWECQITCKDGNLKIVAWSSIASDFPIPNWAFWDIGVDVTHRKQIEDQLRYSAYYDALTGLPNRTFFLEQLQHAINKQQTEERELFAVLFLDLDRFEMVKYTFGHAIANQLLRLATERLRECLSPTDILSRVGTDQFAILLNPVENTTEVTHRTECIHQAISLPFHLNNQDIFSSVSIGIALSSTGYTHPEDYLQAADSAMHQAKTSYSTRHVLFDPKIHEILLARLQMETELRRAIEQDAFEVYYQPIVCLQAGIISGFEALVRWNHPTWGRVSPVEFIPVAEEARLISLIDRWVLQAACHQLRKWQQDFPHLDYLTMSVNISGQQLMQLGLLERLDGVLQETGISGNQLKLEITESAIMENTASETVLLNQLRTLGIQLSIDDFGTGYSSLGRLHQLPIDTLKIDRSFVNRMETDSEGYEIVRAILTLAHSLEMDAIAEGIETSQQLVQLRELGCNYGQGYFFSPPMNSTEAAALLAANRRW
- the sbcD gene encoding exonuclease subunit SbcD encodes the protein MLKILHLSDIHMGSGFSHGRINPETGLNTRLEDFIQTLSRCIDRAIEEPVDLVLFGGDAFPDATPPPYVQEAFASQFRRLVDAEIPTVLLVGNHDQHAQGQGGASLCIYRTLGVPGFVVGDRIETHRFQTHNGPVQVMTLPWLTRSALLSRPETENLSLAEVNHLLIDRLKVVLESEVRRLDPQVPTILLAHLMADNARYGAERFLAVGKGFTLPLSLLARPCFDYVALGHVHKHQVLCDSPPVVYPGSIERVDFSEEKETKGYILVHLAKGQTQFEFCPLPVRNFYTLQVDLSQSDDPQASLLAALAKKDLTEAVVRVIYQLRSDQLDLIDTAALHQSLNLAHSYTIQAELVSQLARPRLPELGVGQGIDPLEALKTYLENREDLTDIRTELLDAAEGLLMGESWQSTEADLEDSLEDEATQLRLL
- a CDS encoding DUF4385 domain-containing protein; protein product: MKEFDYSLDYKAIDFRQHPELYCIGRGEQGVLLVEPYKSEILPYWKFKTPEIARHSADQIYSLFLTYKAEGDFVGMDMARKFLQMGYTRSRRYANHKSGRKYQPGSKTVLPIEEDPIKAESAKIFYQKWQFAKADADYIKLAARHRQQYEQSPEKHASHRS
- the cobA gene encoding uroporphyrinogen-III C-methyltransferase, with amino-acid sequence MTQQWGKVYLVGAGLGKVDYLTLRASQLLAQAEVLVYDALVDSQLLQLVPQSCLKFDVGKRGGKPSTPQAEINRLLVEYGQLGKQVVRLKSGDPLIFGRTHAEISSLVAAGCPYEIVPGISSALAAPLLAGIPLTDPVYSRCFAVVTGHDLEALDWPTLARLDTLAILMAGSQLSGVVSSLMQAGRSPSTPIAIIRWAGTPKQQIWTAELDNIVEQTRRFSEDSLSPAVMVIGDVVRRRGEWGMSQQNLGIETHNPTLPLAGKTILITRASGQQGEFAQLLQTQGATTLEMPTLEIGPPSSWEALDLAIAQIDRFDWLILTSSNGVDAFFERLAKHHLDFQAILGLKIAVVGQKTAASLSQRGIQADFIPPDFVADSLVAHFPESLSGLQVLFPRVETGGREVLVQEFTQQGAMVTEVPAYESRCPDRISGEVLAALQDQAIDIITFASSKTVRNFCQLIQNQDNISLEKVCFASIGPQTSKTCHQLLGRVEIEAQEYTLLGLTQALVAWIKAGKRE